From the Clostridia bacterium genome, the window CTTGATCTCAATATCTACGCCCGCGGGTAAATCTAGGCGCATCAGCGCATCTACCGTCTTGGGAGTAGGATTCAAGATATCGATGAGCCGCTTGTGGGTGCGCATCTCAAACTGTTCCCGCGAGTCCTTGTTTACGTGCGGCGACCGCAAGATAGTATATATGCTTT encodes:
- the rpsJ gene encoding 30S ribosomal protein S10, which gives rise to MAQDKIRIRLRAFDHRLLDHSSVRIVETAKRTGATVSGPIPLPTEKSIYTILRSPHVNKDSREQFEMRTHKRLIDILNPTPKTVDALMRLDLPAGVDIEIKL